One stretch of Asterias rubens chromosome 8, eAstRub1.3, whole genome shotgun sequence DNA includes these proteins:
- the LOC117293279 gene encoding C2 calcium-dependent domain-containing protein 6-like — MSSDESFDFIEEDDSSAEYVAALPSAVLSVHTKLLKNLDNNLIESTDDPELYIRIKVGSFIKSTATVIVEKDEKIVLDDLKHFSIKVSRKRSDPSNEVRFDLVLVESPHVHRIVGHKDMHLYDIIKSLYVAGSHDLQYRHKTIAVLDLEMCFTYGIFGYGCCHQLKNRQKKISDIVSHSLLLRVEPPDNRCQPNAGHVMTSMPIGHPDFINFTVKSDLGSSTTSASNTPGVFSGLKMQEPVVLTRTMRKRLNRIQTDFSQLGNRVQRKRFLERLILQNIHDHQALDTDSTAPNDRDTRPESSAGPGRIGEKNEDKVRGNDETYGTDSDYAESATDLNELMNAMLMNAPGLVSRGTARPRQPSLLSIGEENSDTDLTGAELTNPTVSATATISSAQESSAAEPRERRRSTLTELPGMLIRSVANRINSWKSNRNRPNVRETPVVIAEGQPSPQPTDWSSFSMARFRNRMAKHDAD; from the exons ATGTCGAGTGACGAGAGTTTCGATTTCATTGAGGAGGACGATAGTTCAGCCGAGTACGTAGCGGCCCTTCCAAGCGCAGTGCTTAGCGTCCATACAAAACTACTGAAAAACTTGGACAATAACCTCATTGAATCAACCGATGACCCTGAGCTCTACATACGAATTAAGGTTGGGTCTTTCATCAAGTCGACTGCCACTGTCATAGTTGAGAAAGATGAGAAAATAGTACTGGATGATCTCAAACACTTCTCCATTAAAGTGTCGAGGAAACGTTCCGACCCGTCAAATGAG GTTCGTTTTGACTTAGTCCTCGTGGAGAGCCCTCATGTGCATAGAATCGTTGGCCACAAAGACATGCATCTGTATGACATCATTAAGAGTTTGTATGTGGCTGGATCACACGACCTTCAGTACAGACATAAAACCATTGCTGTACTTGATCTCGAGATGTGCTTCACTTATGGCATATTCGGGTACGGTTGCTGTCATCAGCttaaaaacagacaaaagaAGATTTCAGACATTGTCAGTCACTCACTTCTCCTTCGAGTTGAACCGCCTGACAACAGATGCCAGCCCAATGCCGGCCATGTGATGACATCAATGCCTATTGGTCATCCTGACTTCATCAACTTCACCGTCAAGAGTGATCTTGGGTCGTCCACTACCTCTGCATCAAATACTCCTGGTGTTTTCAGTGGTTTGAAGATGCAGGAACCCGTAGTTCTGACTCGTACTATGAGAAAGAGATTGAACCGGATCCAGACGGATTTTTCCCAGCTTGGGAACCGCGTGCAACGGAAGAGATTCCTCGAGAGGCTCATTCTCCAGAACATTCACGATCACCAAGCCTTGGATACTGACTCAACCGCCCCCAACGACAGAGACACTCGGCCAGAATCATCAGCAGGACCCGGACGGATTGGTGAAAAAAATGAAGACAAGGTTCGCGGGAATGATGAAACGTATGGTACTGACAGCGACTATGCTGAGTCAGCCACTGACCTGAATGAATTGATGAACGCCATGTTGATGAATGCGCCTGGTCTTGTAAGCAGAGGCACAGCCCGACCCAGACAACCCTCTCTACTAAGCATTGGAGAGGAAAACTCAGATACAGATCTCACAGGTGCCGAACTGACAAATCCAACAGTTAGTGCCACAGCCACCATAAGTAGTGCACAAGAATCATCAGCAGCCGAACcaagagaaagaagaagaagtacaCTCACAGAACTACCAGGGATGCTGATCCGATCCGTTGCCAACCGGATTAATTCATGGAAGTCGAACCGTAACCGGCCCAATGTGCGAGAGACACCAGTGGTCATAGCAGAGGGACAACCGTCCCCACAGCCGACTGACTGGAGCTCGTTCTCCATGGCAAGATTCAGAAATCGGATGGCTAAACATGACGCTGACTGA
- the LOC117293257 gene encoding LOW QUALITY PROTEIN: uncharacterized protein LOC117293257 (The sequence of the model RefSeq protein was modified relative to this genomic sequence to represent the inferred CDS: deleted 3 bases in 3 codons): protein MFSPISVGAYLIQKITGGEDADEEGGDAEREDSTERNNHSSGSDSDEGTSADTPGPGVPVNRALTLEEVDCSPIIESEMISPHTAANEYSFKQDEFAARLAVLPQADIAGEDTMTSSSENRDCMADRDTGGLLKDFQSSEETIPRDINTHTLHRHQENEIPSQSGLRDNDTTAINTPLSDGYSETAAYDHSELHIDSDPESGSDSSNTSGETMSTVKENTENRDLEDPGDGNEYNDKGNEYNDTRNEPALDHVYIAPDLEFPFHKSTVQLDPVDLNTILENMDKKAALEPQKQQEGRHTPKPITDDELENALKILRSGRPPAQRSWYSLDNISKPNRTFALYYANGESRRRRNSSDDDCISLPEKNSILGFPKPDEQSALYYVNDQWRFDELHIPDTPSEEEFALPGSTNAPEIVGSNPQNPLELTLISDEDVLPSPPSELDETLTNELIQEIPQFSKPSGQKTIPKAIVKSSPVVYSTPSPEISVGPLEAPLNPNPSNVPRGSVHSVRASVYPVTERPTFFMHSGATDEQVDPKPESPSTVPDEYPKSPEPYIAARVKYPQTVHPRISPKQKISKHNIAETEHYPVLSMKQKEIEFAELENILPEKPKYPPLPPKPSFLKRKVEEKPIAPSLITQEESCVDLSSLEAKPSNNKDELPMSPEPYISASVKHQGVFNLPSLGTPIAMKVQPTYRGAVIVDEQYPVISIAQKELVMSELENLVPKRKIPPKVPPKPSFRRRVEVDEKPAVPTKVQIVQSSIDLSILERREPSKETLPELEQQMVTAHHHTEEETTNEDDVVIIQAGISVYRRPSHEEFPAPLQARSPSLQISDVGEVSVNPTANNEHDTKPSSVMTSTTEGVRRMSASLSMHRLESGEHLMETVVSIHEHEDEDEQIAEPETEDLPSGVIDADEDKENLNGLSDSERDGSRSGTEDSTSRLVPCLYERTHSRGPDFHLQHLPATFRSSSCSSPDEFLTVADITMRKMEAAKNTHHLEDSSSTSISSDSDSSGSIDSDDSSFESAEEHTYVVTEESEDVFEGHYDEGHRSSLPQVIEEVDEEEEEDEAEEESGDSSDEGESVNEDKQGFKMDLPDEHTHDTEKQQEESSPNEKDPRVSQTPQTEQSELTDANNLDNIPVAVQRYPRYISIDKSDIEPHAEYALSKTVDLERPPQPKPWAYPDESVPETALSNEEDTSSGNDEPQNESELDKESENSEQMEEDYSEYSDEPEWQPPPPSSGARVFVLTANMFRPTRVEPQADKQETSKSIQNPPQERTGDAVRDDAFERDVKYIDDKEYKEYEEELQNMVGPNNHELEPDRYFKPISEVMPSASESNVQEKPMHINDPNRTPENSSQHGEAKPKEVNSVTVTYTVIHTRKTPTLDREIPSSPSEPRYENFPVRNKDIDESTPEFEPYNSETNSIESGKPEENGTNHSDNVPKHESEVDKFDNKTAKQEPLSSQDASTDDHLKSSKFIPVHEVGPYNYTSSEPKEHKPGNRETIVRKTELNSGVSVFSVSSREQRPQRQPSTRRDDGAEPEDSGPYRFGSWYEEPTEEAPAMAIALVKRDIKLPSDNLPIRETVSKPNPKPKVEPVVVNTQPTSPLKEGPYKYSAWYEAPTEENEESSNDAVVGETFVRPEPKPEPKPEPKVEPVVVNTQQTSPLKDGPYRYSTWYEEPKEEKKESTDDVVVISSYDANDPNSPQKQTPLSPVREPGSYSYSSWYEEPTDKPKEDFFVLSTPIVSDDKSDSVTSKKKSSDDTRSRQRYRPSDLDDVQPEKIEEPQEEDTFVISKPSTETSQLPRKPDTNTRQERLLREALARESREMQYEAQYKYSTWYDEKPASYEPSDTFTISRTTEETTRSAPDETKRDSRERQFAGQYIYSTWSESTSPTKTSETFTISRPEEDPRPLTSGSGDDLYYPREETSRTGLVVTDPTGRKPSGDSISGSSSRINSNSSSRTSGSLADVSATSGEAMRRTWSDDSENASGDDARGDDARGVGSQNSPVPVGRMNTVQPPQPKPRLSKPSVPSSSDDEQQAKPRRPGRGEARGQETPRTVDETLSSKAEYALVSSAWKPVGETVQHSGESVVWDSGDDSRMTRGRDRKDQNSRYSVTDKSRREIENMLDSLVPDDEFQDDTSNVSYNIRGDHSLPPPQQLNKGHGSTSQWRQDSTRSYNALPQAVNEQTSYMYKETRTHFTSEPHISMGQEPDFPEPILAAQPQRGESATTHPSNRPGRHNVSREVPDVAPLSSRDEYKLAAASWENLSTASDNGTRRAKMETWDNDPDAVSAQQRGHSLPLAGRQRFQSAEPAPNLPEEASLPPRGPKRNGLVIAADIHAPYAQPAPATQHLGVHMLSASSSSNAELAPPPLQDWGTSRKAHSVLGINQPPPKKKAVSKSVIPDAEAIHRHRHRPPAKGLRPPPTGARSGRPSSPVSVSSYSSTQSLPARILPRLPHDNELEKLKHQLVLISKQIEIKTGELKQINLLNPSIRYHIPIRGSRGELISPDGRILSTPEAPNKRELEKYKKFFDRLPEPDFRRLMHEILDFKNKVRHKEEEIKRLTNQCTGLRKRLLWLAKHEK from the exons agagGATTCCACTGAGAGGAATAACCACAGTAGCGGAAGTGATTCTGATGAAGGAACGTCAGCGGACACCCCTGGGCCTGGAGTGCCTGTAAATCGAGCATTGACACTGGAGGAAGTCGACTGCAGCCCCATCATTGAATCGGAGATGATTTCACCACATACAGCGGCCAATGAGTACTCGTTCAAACAGGACGAGTTTGCGGCCCGGTTGGCTGTACTCCCTCAAGCCGATATTGCAGGGGAGGACACAATGACTTCATCATCAGAAAACCGAGATTGTATGGCTGATAGAGATACAGGCGGCTTACTAAAAGACTTTCAGTCAAGTGAAGAAACTATACCGCGGGATATAAATACTCATACGTTGCATCGTCATCAGGAAAACGAAATACCATCTCAAAGTGGACTGCGAGATAATGATACGACAGCTATAAATACTCCATTATCCGACGGCTATTCTGAAACAGCCGCTTATGATCATAGCGAGTTACACATTGACTCTGATCCGGAATCAGGGAGTGATTCGTCTAATACGAGTGGTGAAACAATGTCaactgtgaaagaaaacacTGAAAACCGTGATTTAGAAGATCCTGGTGATGGTAATGAATATAATGATAAGGGTAATGAATATAATGATACGCGCAATGAACCGGCACTGGATCACGTGTACATCGCCCCTGATCTCGAATTCCCATTCCATAAAAGCACAGTGCAACTTGATCCAGTTGATTTGAACACTATTTTAGAAAACATGGATAAGAAAGCAGCACTTGAACCACAGAAACAACAAGAAGGAAGACACACTCCAAAACCAATTACAGATGACGAACTAGAAAATGCATTGAAAATCCTTCGCAGTGGAAGACCTCCAGCACAGAGATCCTGGTATAGCCTGGACAACATCTCCAAACCAAACCGGACCTTTGCTCTTTATTACGCCAATGGAGAGTCAAGACGCAGGAGGAATTCATCAGATGATGACTGTATCAGCTTACCAGAGAAAAATTCCATACTTGGATTTCCGAAACCAGATGAACAAAGTGCTCTATATTATGTTAATGACCAATGGAGATTTGATGAGTTGCACATTCCAGACACACCGTCGGAGGAAGAATTTGCCTTGCCAGGTTCCACAAATGCTCCAGAAATTGTTGGTTCCAACCCCCAAAATCCTTTGGAATTGACACTGATATCAGATGAAGATGTGCTACCTTCGCCCCCTTCTGAATTGGATGAAACGCTGACCAATGAACTGATCCAAGAAATACCACAATTTTCCAAGCCATCTGGTCAAAAGACAATTCCTAAAGCAATCGTGAAGTCGTCTCCCGTTGTTTATTCCACACCATCCCCAGAAATATCGGTCGGTCCTTTGGAAGCACCACTTAACCCGAACCCGAGCAACGTTCCCCGTGGCAGCGTGCATTCCGTCAGAGCTTCTGTATATCCCGTAACTGAAAGACCTACATTCTTTATGCATTCGGGAGCAACCGATGAACAGGTGGACCCGAAACCAGAAAGTCCATCAACTGTTCCAGATGAGTATCCCAAGTCCCCTGAGCCGTACATTGCTGCTAGAGTAAAATATCCACAAACAGTTCATCCTCGAATTTCACCAAAGCAAAAAATATCCAAACACAACATTGCAGAGACAGAGCATTATCCAGTGctatcaatgaaacaaaaagagaTTGAGTTTGCAGAGCTTGAGAATATATTGCCTGAAAAGCCAAAATATCCACCACTTCCACCCAAACCAAgttttctcaaaagaaaagTTGAGGAAAAACCTATCGCCCCATCATTGATAACTCAAGAAGAATCTTGTGTTGATCTCTCTAGTTTAGAAGCTAAACCCTCTAATAACAAAGATGAGTTGCCAATGTCCCCTGAACCATACATTTCAGCATCAGTCAAACACCAGGGTGTCTTTAATTTACCTTCATTGGGAACCCCAATAGCAATGAAAGTCCAACCAACGTACAGAGGAGCGGTAATAGTTGACGAACAATATCCAGTAATTTCAATAGCTCAGAAAGAGCTTGTCATGTCTGAGCTAGAGAATCTTGTTCCCAAGCGAAAGATTCCCCCTAAAGTGCCTCCGAAGCCAAGTTTCCGAAGGAGAGTTGAAGTTGATGAGAAACCCGCTGTTCCAACCAAAGTCCAAATTGTTCAAAGCTCTATTGACTTGTCTATCCTCGAGAGACGAGAGCCATCAAAGGAAACTCTACCAGAACTTGAGCAACAAATGGTGACCGCCCACCACCACACAGAAGAAGAAACAACCAATGAAGATGATGTTGTGATAATTCAGGCAGGAATTTCTGTTTATCGTCGACCATCTCATGAAGAATTTCCGGCACCACTACAAGCACGATCTCCGTCCTTGCAGATATCAGACGTTGGTGAAGTGTCAGTTAACCCTACTGCTAACAACGAACATGACACTAAGCCAAGTTCTGTAATGACATCTACAACAGAAGGTGTGAGGAGAATGAGCGCTTCACTTTCTATGCACCGTCTGGAGTCTGGAGAGCATTTAATGGAAACTGTGGTATCCATCCATGAacatgaagatgaagatgagcAAATTGCAGAACCAGAAACTGAAGATTTGCCAAGTGGTGTGATTGATGCTGATGAGGATAAGGAAAATTTAAACGGATTGTCGGACAGTGAGCGGGATGGCAGCAGGTCTGGTACTGAAGACAGC ACCAGTCGTCTGGTTCCCTGCCTTTACGAGCGGACTCATTCAAGGGGTCCAGACTTCCACTTGCAGCATCTGCCAGCGACTTTTCGCTCGTCGAGCTGTTCCTCACCAGACGAATTTTTAACCGTGGCGGATATAACTATGCGTAAAATGGAGGCAGCTAAGAATACACATCACCTTGAAGATTCATCGTCAACATCTATATCAAGTGACTCTGACTCGTCTGGGTCGATTGATTCTGATGACAGTAGCTTTGAGTCCGCTGAAGAGCACACGTATGTCGTTACTGAGGAGAGTGAGGATGTCTTTGAAGGTCATTATGATGAGGGTCATAGGTCATCTCTACCTCAGGTCATTGAAGAGGTAGacgaggaagaagaagaagacgaagcAGAAGAGGAGAGTGGAGATAGTAGTGATGAAGGCGAAAGTGTGAATGAAGACAAGCAGGGATTTAAGATGGACCTACCCGATGAACATACACATGATACTGAAAAACAACAAGAGGAGAGCAGTCCAAATGAAAAGGATCCTCGGGTTTCACAAACTCCACAAACAGAACAATCTGAATTAACAGATGCAAACAATCTCGACAACATTCCAGTTGCAGTGCAACGGTACCCTCGATACATTTCTATAGATAAATCTGACATTGAACCACACGCTGAATATGCATTGAGTAAGACCGTGGATTTGGAACGTCCCCCTCAACCCAAACCTTGGGCGTATCCAGATGAAAGTGTTCCTGAGACGGCCCTCTCTAATGAGGAGGATACATCCTCCGGGAATGATGAGCCACAGAATGAGTCAGAATTGGACAAGGAGTCTGAAAACAGTGAGCAAATGGAAGAGGACTATTCCGAATATTCCGATGAGCCAGAATGGCAACCTCCTCCACCATCTTCTGGTGCTCGCGTATTTGTTCTTACAGCAAATATGTTCCGTCCTACTAGAGTGGAGCCACAGGCTGAC AAACAAGAGACGTCAAAGTCAATTCAAAATCCTCCCCAGGAAAGAACCGGAGATGCTGTCAGAGATGATGCGTTTGAACGAGATGTGAAGTATATCGATGATAAAGAGTATAAAGAGTATGAAGAGGAACTGCAGAACATGGTTGGCCCAAACAACCACGAGCTAGAACCAGATAGATACTTCAAACCAATTTCAGAAGTCATGCCCTCTGCATCTGAATCGAATGTACAGGAGAAACCTATGCATATCAACGATCCAAACCGCACTCCTGAAAATAGCAGTCAACACGGAGAAGCTAAACCTAAAGAGGTGAACTCTGTCACGGTGACATATACCGTGATTCACACAAGGAAAACACCCACGCTAGACCGTGAGATTCCATCATCACCAAGCGAACCACGATATGAAAACTTTCCAGTgagaaacaaagatattgatgaATCAACCCCAGAGTTTGAACCATATAACAGCGAAACCAATTCCATTGAATCAGGAAAGCCGGAGGAAAATGGAACAAATCATTCTGACAATGTCCCAAAACATGAGTCTGAGGTCGACAAATTTGATAACAAGACAGCGAAACAAGAACCACTTTCTTCACAAGATGCAAGCACTGATGATCACCTTAAAAGCTCCAAGTTCATTCCCGTGCATGAGGTTGGGCCATACAACTACACTTCCTCAGAACCGAAAGAACATAAACCAGGAAACCGTGAAACTATAGTAAGgaaaactgaactgaactcCGGTGTATCTGTCTTTTCAGTTTCGTCTAGAGAGCAGAGACCACAGAGACAGCCTTCAACAAGACGAGATGATGGAGCCGAACCCGAGGATTCAGGTCCATACCGATTCGGTTCTTGGTATGAAGAGCCGACTGAAGAGGCT CCTGCTATGGCGATTGCATTGGTAAAACGTGACATCAAATTGCCGAGTGACAACCTACCAATCAGAGAAACAGTCTCAAAACCCAACCCAAAACCTAAGGTTGAACCCGTTGTAGTTAACACTCAACCAACATCTCCTCTTAAAGAGGGTCCATACAAATATTCAGCTTGGTACGAAGCCCCTACTGAAGAAAATGAGGAGAGTTCGAATGATGCAGTCGTTGGGGAAACGTTCGTCAGACCTGAGCCTAAACCCGAGCCTAAACCTGAGCCAAAGGTTGAACCCGTTGTGGTTAACACCCAACAAACTTCTCCTCTTAAAGATGGTCCATACAGATATTCCACTTGGTACGAAGAACCCAAAGAAGAAAAGAAGGAGAGTACTGATGATGTAGTTGTAATTTCTTCATACGATGCAAATGACCCGAACTCACCTCAAAAGCAAACACCCCTCTCGCCTGTCAGAGAGCCAGGGAGCTACTCGTACAGCTCCTGGTATGAAGAGCCTACCGATAAACCAAAAGAGGACTTCTTTGTCCTTTCAACTCCAATTGTAAGTGATGACAAATCAGACTCTGTCACGTCGAAGAAGAAAAGCTCTGATGATACACGTTCGAGGCAACGGTACAGACCAAGCGATCTGGACGATGTTCAACCAGAAAAGATCGAAGAACCACAGGAAGAGGATACTTTTGTTATTTCAAAACCATCTACTGAAACATCACAGCTTCCAAGAAAACCCGATACCAATACGAGACAGGAGAGACTCCTGCGTGAGGCTCTCGCAAGAGAATCCCGCGAAATGCAGTATGAAGCACAATACAAATACAGTACTTGGTATGACGAGAAACCAGCTTCATACGAGCCGAGTGACACCTTTACAATTTCTAGAACAACTGAGGAAACAACACGTAGTGCACCTGATGAGACGAAACGAGACTCTCGTGAACGTCAATTCGCAGGACAGTACATTTACAGCACTTGGAGTGAGAGCACATCACCAACAAAGACTTCTGAAACATTCACGATTTCCAGACCAGAAGAAGACCCAAGACCATTGACGTCTGGCTCTGGCGACGACTTGTATTATCCTAGAGAAGAAACCTCTCGTACTGGTTTGGTCGTCACAGATCCAACGGGAAGAAAACCATCAGGGGACAGTATCTCCGGAAGCTCATCACGGATTAACAGTAACAGCAGCAGCCGGACCTCTGGTTCCCTTGCCGATGTAAGCGCAACATCCGGAGAGGCCATGAGACGGACGTGGAGTGATGACTCAGAGAACGCCAGCGGTGATGATGCCCGTGGTGATGATGCCCGTGGTGTAGGAAGCCAAAACTCTCCTGTACCAGTAGGTAGAATGAACACCGTACAACCTCCTCAGCCGAAGCCTCGTCTAAGCAAACCCAGCGTACCTTCCAGCAGTGATGACGAACAACAAGCTAAGCCGAGGAGGCCAGGTAGAGGCGAAGCAAGGGGGCAAGAGACTCCTCGTACCGTAGATGAAACACTGAGTTCAAAAGCTGAGTATGCTTTAGTTTCATCAGCGTGGAAACCCGTGGGAGAGACTGTCCAACACTCAGGTGAGAGTGTAGTATGGGACTCTGGAGATGATAGTAGAATGACACGTGGTAGAGATCGTAAGGATCAGAACAGCAGGTATTCAGTCACAGATAAGTCAAGGCGGGAAATCGAGAACATGCTGGACTCACTCGTCCCAGATGATGAATTTCAAGATGACACATCTAATGTATCGTATAATATTCGGGGAGACCATAGTTTGCCACCACCTCAACAGTTAAACAAAGGTCATGGTTCAACAAGTCAGTGGAGGCAAGACAGTACAAGGAGTTATAATGCTCTACCACAAGCTGTAAACGAACAAACATCTTACATGTATAAAGAAACACGCACGCATTTCACTTCTGAACCTCACATTAGTATGGGCCAAGAACCGGATTTCCCTGAACCCATTTTGGCAGCGCAGCCACAAAGAGGCGAATCAGCAACAACACATCCTTCAAACCGACCTGGAAGGCATAATGTTTCAAGGGAGGTGCCTGATGTTGCTCCATTAAGCTCCAGAGATGAATACAAGCTTGCAGCTGCTTCATGGGAGAATCTATCAACCGCCAGTGATAATGGGACTCGTCGTGCTAAAATGGAGACGTGGGATAATGACCCTGATGCTGTAAGTGCCCAGCAAAGGGGACATTCTTTACCGTTAGCGGGGCGTCAGAGATTTCAATCTGCAGAGCCGGCTCCGAATTTGCCCGAAGAAGCATCTCTACCTCCTCGTGGCCCTAAGAGAAACGGTTTAGTAATCGCTGCAGACATCCACGCACCATATGCACAACCAGCGCCAGCTACGCAACACTTAGGAGTTCATATGCTGAGTGCAAGTTCCTCATCGAATGCTGAATTGGCACCACCTCCCCTTCAAGATTGGGGTACATCCCGGAAAGCTCACAGTGTATTAGGAATCAATCAACCACCGCCGAAGAAGAAGGCAGTCTCGAAATCTGTAATACCTGATGCGGAAGCTATACATAGGCATCGACATCGCCCCCCTGCAAAAGGTCTCCGCCCACCGCCTACAGGTGCCAGGTCTGGTCGGCCTTCATCACCCGTCTCAGTCTCGAGTTACTCCAGCACCCAGTCACTACCAGCCAGGATATTGCCTCGTCTACCCCATGACAACGAGTTGGAGAAACTTAAACACCAACTTGTACTCATCAGCAAACAGATTGAAATCAAAACAGGTGAACTTAAGCAGATTAATCTACTAAACCCATCCATTAGATATCACATTCCAATAAGAGGTAGCCGGGGAGAGCTGATCAGCCCAGATGGCAGAATTCTTTCAACCCCAGAGGCCCCTAATAAGAGAGAGCTAGAAAAGTACAAGAAGTTCTTTGATCGTCTCCCGGAGCCCGACTTCCGAAGATTGATGCACGAGATACTAGATTTTAAGAATAAAGTCAGACACAAGGAGGAAGAGATAAAAAGACTGACTAATCAGTGTACTGGATTAAGGAAAAGACTCCTTTGGCTTGCCAAAcacgaaaaataa